The Lemur catta isolate mLemCat1 chromosome 6, mLemCat1.pri, whole genome shotgun sequence sequence AGCCTCTGCAGCCTTCCAGGTCCCGCCGCGAGGCGACCCTCCACTGCCACCGGCCTCTGCAGGAGGAGCCAGACCCCCCTGTCCCCGCAGGGCTCCTGGCAGAGCTGCTCGGAACCCGAGCTGGGGGAGATGACCGCGGCCACAGCGGGCGCTCGGGCCCCCAGCGACACGCGGAGCGGGCTCCGGGGCGCGGCCGGACGTGCGGTCGGAGGAGGCGCGGTTGCCATGGCACGGAGGATGCTCCCCAAGCATCCCCAGCCCCCGGGGAAGGGAGGCCTGGGGCAGACCCCTCGCTCCACGGCGATCTGGCAGGAGAGCCCCTTCCTCTGCTGGCCGGTGCTCCCACCCATTTCCCCTCCGAGAGGTTCATAAAGGTTTGCTCCTCGGCACCCCCGCCCGCCCCGGCGCTTCCATACGGTTTGTTCACAGGCCCCGCCGAGGCCGGCGGTGAATGCTCACTCGCGCTGACCGCTGCGAGGGAATTGTTCCGCCCGCGCTGCCGTCCTCCAATCAATGCCTGCTCGGAACAACAGAAAGGGCCTCAGATGGACTGGTTTCCACAGGACCATTGTTAGGCTTTTGTGCAGCATTTTTGAACCTAATAAATAATGTCAAAAGTCTCTAGCGCAGCCAAAAATGTTCCTTTTGAAGCATTTCTAATAGTATTTTTGTTCTGCGGTGTCTCCCAGTGTTACAAAGAATTCGTGCCTCACAATAGGGATGGGGTACATCGCGTGCCACTTCGCAATGTGCCTCCTGGGCCGGCGGCGACCCCTCTTTGTTTTGCTTTCGCAGGTAAACGGTTTCGCTTGCCAACCTCGCCTTTGGTTTAAGGATGTTTTCCAAGGGGCTTTAGAATTGCTGAGCAGAGGTTTGGAAAACATAATTGAATGTCTGTAATTTAATAGTTAACATGAAATTTGATTACTCCCGAAGTGCCCAGGGGAATTCTTCAGGCTATATGGAGGTTTTTTATGTCAGAAACCTGAAGCTGGATCCTAGTTTGAGGCCCTGAAACACATGGAACAAAGTTTAATGTTAAAGACGTGCTGAATTTGCTGATCTGCAATAGAGAATATTGGAGCAGCTTAGGGCATGTTTTATCAGACTGATCATTTGAGGCAATAGCTTTGATTTTGGTTAACTTAACAGCTTAACCTAGCAGCTTTTCATCCTGATGCAATATTTACACCAACTCTATCAAATATGagtttagtttttctctttttaatgtactgtttttaactttcagagagaaacaaaaatcagtctctctctctctctctctctctctcacacacacacacacacacacacacacacatacacacaaacatatagtttttcatttaaGTTTCCTACAATTTTCCCACAGGCTTGGATTCGTAGAGTTTGATACATAGGAGTTGTAAAAATCttactgcatttaaaaatttttttcttcagttcaaaTTAATATATGTAGTATGCCTACATTTAAGACATCATCATGTCTCAAGTCCAAATTTAAGTCTCAAAGTTTCAACAGAAATGAACTGCTATAAACAAAAACTGCCTAACATTTAGGAGTCTGCTTAGTACTTTGaagactttttaatttctttaaacatcaGCATTCCCTAGGAGTAGtgcactttaaagaaaaatcccCAAACTTTAGAGCTGTCTTAGTTCCAgattaatattatctttataataaataaatataagttcatttttactttttattgattaaaatggTTTTGTTACGAGACAATGTGCAGGTTATCAGTGGTGATTTTTACTGGTTTCCTGAAGACATAATGGCATTTTCTCACCAGAGTTCATGTGACAATCATAAATTCAACTTCATGCCATTTGGTTGGGGAGTATTGTGTgggaaaattcataaattttatgtaGAATTTTGATTCTGGagtattttaatttgctattaaTGAACTACCACAACTGATTTCTTTTAAAGTCAAGAAATCATTGCTTTAAGTTATTCTAGAATAACCAAAAATTTGTAATGGTCAATTGCaagaatagaaaatgtatttgataGAGTACATGGATTCCCTCAGCTGTAGAACTGCAATTTAGTGAATTTACTGAAAATGCAATACAAATGGAGAAATTCTGTTCGTAATTAACTAAAGGGATACGTACAGACAAAAGATGTAAAATATGTGGTACACTACATCTAAAgcagtttcccaaagtgtgttccatGGAACACTAGTACCTGAAAAATGCTTTGTGAAATGGAAAGTTCATAGATAAATGTGTCTGAGAGATGCGCCCTCATAGAGAGTCATAGTAACACATTAGGTCTCTGAGAAATCCCACactaaaaaaatcttataaattctGTTTAACCCAGAATTCCAACTTTATTTAATCAGGGAACCTTCATAGGTGTGtttgtgtatgcacatatatgtgttttttaaaaaataacacctGTCAATATCTTAGTGTCCTGTGGAACACATTTGAGAAAACATTGCTCAAAACTCTATTCTAAATATACCAGAATCTGTGCAGACTGATAGGGTTCAAggtaagtatttctttttaaataaacgAGACAAGAATCAGAGCTAAAGAAAGAAGCCCTTCAGGAATCCATTCTTCCTTGGAGGAGTGTGATGAGCTGTCTCTGGTTATTTGTCCTCATTTGGGAGAAAGTTAGTTGGTTTAGCCCTAGCCATGCTTAGATAGTGATGGATGAGAAGCATTTTCAACTTTGACTGTCACAGTCATGAGCTGAAGGTGTTCAAGTCCTTCAGAATGACAGCCCCTTTTGTACTAGGACTTAGACACAAATGTGCCATGGTAAACATAGTTAAACCTTTCTCAGCGCCGTTAGTTCTGAAAGCATTGCTGAGTTAAACAGCCATAATTGAGGATGAATCAATTgtaggaaataaataatacatgtttatgTATAGCACAGGCAGTGAGGACTAAAACAAGGTCCGATAGCATAAAATAATTGTTGTATAGATTCTGAACTACtgcttgcttttatttcttcaagagtGTGTGATTTGACTTACAGCACATTTATTACTACATGCTTTGAGTTACCTTTTAAAGGACATAATATGtcacttttttgaaaaatgtttttataaaagttgcactggaaaatagaaattaataaatttaaaaattgggtgTATTGAAGAAACTAAATATTTCAGACAGTGTCTAGTGAATACTGTTAACAAGTGAGGACTActtttataacatataaaataataattataatgagaGCAACAGTTATTGTATATTATGTACTAGAGATTGTTctaatgtattaattcatttggtCCTTACAGTAGTTtcatgaagtaggtactattattatctccatttcatcGATGatgaaacttcatttttaatgataataatcatctacatatacatataactAAGATTTACAagctatattatatattatgaaattttattttatatattaagctCTATTATACATTATACAATTAAAGCTAGTATAGATGCATGTATGAATATGTATGTTTCACCAACATCTGTGAATCAGGTTCTGTACCACGCTGTTGATAGATACATGAGATGAGTATAGAAACTCTGCGTAAACCCCCTCCCCTCCTGATAATGTGGTGGAGAGTGGGCGATGATGATTGTGGGCTGATAACGTAACATACATTTGAACTCTTTGAAGAGTAAAGCAGGATAAGAGATTATTAGTACATAATTCTTTTTGTCTGAAACAACATCATCCCTGTGAATGAAGGCTCAGAAAATTAGGGAAGGGAAGGTGGTTTTGAGGTTGGTGAAAGACAGCAGTGCTTTTCAAGATTACCGGGGCTGACCAACATCTGACTTGAGATTTTGGGATGATGGGATGATGTAGTGGGAGCATTAGGAAACCAGCTAAGGTGCTGGGGCTGACCTGGATCTGAAGAGCCAAGGATGTGTTCCTGCAAATGTGACCTCAGCTTAGTGTCACCCCCACCATTTGGCCGGAGTTTCTTTACTGTTACATTGGTATGACATGTTTTGTTTACTGTAAAGGATAATTTGGGGATCAAGTTTGCTATCAAATCAAAGCACTTTGAAAAGTAAGAGTAGTATACAAATGCAAGTCATTATTTTCTGGCTAATATCAGCAGTAATTAGTATGTCTATTATCATTGGTTATGCAGGGCTAATTCAAGACCTTGTAGATCCAGGTGCCTTTCTCTGACATTGAGCACTATTTCTTGGTGACAGTGTCATCATGTTCCTCTCTGAGATTTTTCTATATACTATATTCTTTACCTTCAGTACTGTACTATGAAGTCAATAGTATTACCCATTTACCAGTGTGGAAACTGAAACACCTGTAGGCAGAGTGATTTGGCCAAAGAATGATTGCCTCCATCAGCCATGCTCACAAACGCTACACCACAATATCATCCACAAACCAAAttctatattaaaaaacaatgtatgaAGTTGATAAActattccatttattaatatagcCTCCAATTTAGAAAAGTTCAGTTGAGAGGACAGAATGCAAGCTTGCAAATGTGATCTTCTAGTCCAACTCTCTTTATAAAAGACTCTAAAACTACTCAGACAAGGGAAGAAATGAGGCAATATTTTTGTAACTTCTAATGTGAAGTTGAGGATTTGAAGTCATACAGGGACCCAGAAAGAGGCTGCTTTTTGGGGAAGACTTGACATTAGGAAAAATGCCCCAGAATTCATAAGTTGTGTGGGGTCCCTCTGGCATAGTTCAAGATCTTTGTGAAATATGATTCCCTgtgtcaattttttttcacaagtTTTTTGCCATGTTTAGGCTCCTGACTCCTACTGCTTCCTTTATACTCCTGCACCCTGTGTTTTCCCTCCTCTGTGGAAATCAATCTGATTTTGTAAGTCAGTGATATTGAGATCGTTGTGAAGTGTTTATGGGTCCTCACTATTCCAGGTAGTCATTGTGAGAGATTTGAGAAGTGTGATGCAACTCAACCAGCATTTAGTGCACTCACcacctgccaggcactgtccttggTGCTAAGTATGTCCACTAAAAGGGACACAATCCTCTTCCTTGATGAGCTCAACCTAGCATAAGacttagtttttccatttttccattctgAAAATTTACTGAACATCCCCTATGTGCTGGATATTTTTTACTGGCAGTGAAGAGCCATTTTGATCAAGTAAAACCTAGATGAGGAAACATATAATAATGGTGCAATAATATCCAAGTCTATAATCCTTTAGCCagaattctgaaatccaaaatcaCTGAAATACTTCTGTGGTGTACTGTTGTTATCCCCTGTTACACCACTGGAAACTGAGAATAAAGAGATTAAGTTACTTATCCAAAGTCACATGACCCATACAAGGCAGAGCCAGGCCATAAACCTAGGCAGGCTGATGGGAACTCGCCATGCAGCTTCTCTCAGTCAGGCTTTTAAGCTTTTTTATTCAGGATATCTAAGAAATTGCACTAAAGTAATAACTACTGTTAAAAtatacccacccacccccagccattTACCTAAATCATCTGGATAAatactatacatatttattaaagtaCATCCAGAAAATATACTCTTAAGTATGTAACAGCCTGCATTGGAGTTAGCACCACTTACATAGttcacatcattttttaaaaaaatcacattttctcaCTTTGCCCTAAATTGCACTTATCTTTCTTTCTATACAGTGTGGGTGCATGTTTGGAATGTCAAAGACCATCCCTAAACTGTCTATTAATTAATCCTTTGGGGGTAGTTCCCCTCCCCTCTTAATTCTTTTTTGGgataaaatcagaaatcagtATTGTGTGTTAGTTCCTTCCTTCCCACACCTCCTCTAGGTTAAAGTTGAATTCTTTGAGATcgaattttttgtgtgtgactttAACAATGTTCTCTTCACATGTCCTTGCATGGGCCCATCAATTGCTTGTTGACCCATTTTAACCTCTTTTGAGCGTCATCTTCAAAGTGTAACTGTCCTTGACAATGAAAGAGACCTTCCTATTGTCTGGTCCTTCCAGGCAATCTTTAGCGTGGAGCTCAATGGCTTTCAGATGGAGGAGTTGGCTAAAGGAAGGAGACAAAGTAAGCTGTTGTTCCTGAGTGACTTTGCTaaagtttcccttttctctcttagAATGGTGCACTTCTATAGAAGATGACAGACGTTTTGACAGGTGCAATATGCTTTGAACTGTTGTGTCCAATAATTCTTTTGTCTTGGGTTTTTCCAGCAGAGTGGTACATCTCAGGACGCTGATATGCATATTGTCTGATTTTCGTTTAGTGTGATGAAGGCTTCCTTCTTGCTTCCCCTCCACCTCTCTCTTTAGGTCCTCTGCCTGTCACCAACCCAGACGGGAAGGCAGGCATTAGTGCAGGagtcttcttccctccctcctccttttccccccTCAAAATAGAAATCACTTCttgcaaaatgttttcattattgtttaaaaaaagaaattgctaaaaggtattaagaaaaaacagaaatcatctATAGCCTAATAACCCATGACAACCACTGTATACATTTTGGAGCATATCCTTTCATGCATTTTTCTtagc is a genomic window containing:
- the C6H12orf42 gene encoding LOW QUALITY PROTEIN: uncharacterized protein C12orf42 homolog (The sequence of the model RefSeq protein was modified relative to this genomic sequence to represent the inferred CDS: inserted 3 bases in 2 codons); translated protein: MAYKRLLCPQQYIIPRSSVSTLSFEEESYREGCSSPAPSSEIDEAPLSFTVGEEINNGAKGASKQAWNSPFVWQPMTQKPIQPFPVNPLHLEAAGMHISRHRRLQNQPLADSKGNSGPAARRPSTATGLCRRSQTPLSPQGSWQSCSEPELGEMTAATAGARAPSDTRSGLRGAAGRAVGGGAVAMARRMLPKHPQPPXEGRPGADPSLHGDLAGEPLPLLAGAPTHFPSERFIKVCSSAPPXPPRRFHTVCSQAPPRPAVNAHSR